A window of Canis aureus isolate CA01 chromosome 28, VMU_Caureus_v.1.0, whole genome shotgun sequence genomic DNA:
AGCGAGCAAGCAGGAGCATACGTTCACATGGGCGGTGGTGTGTGAGCTCACACACACAGCCTGTGCCCCCGCTCTCTCTAAGAGCCTCCCTCTCAGCTTCTAAATCCTGTTCAACTTGCAGATTGGCCACTTAGGCCAAAGAAGCCCCTGTGGTCAGCCTcgcctccccacccctggccccagcTCCCTCCTAGTCCCCAGAGGAGGCACCACTAAACTGTAGCTTAAAACCATCCAAAGGCACAGGGGTGCCCTGTAGTGTGTTCCTCGGGGCTATGGAAAGAGGGAGGCTCACTCGTGGTCCCCCATGGGCCCTTTCTCTTGGAAGCTAAGAGTAGACGTGGTGGCTAGAACCCCGATTACACTACTTCAGCAGGGACAGGCGGTGATGCTGTTGTGAGCCTGCCTGGGGGCCTTCCCCCGTCACCCCTGACTCCTGTCCAGGTGTGACGTTTCTGTGCCTTGAGCTGCACCATAAGTTCCTGGCACCTTAATGCAATGACCCACCTCCTGGCGCTCTATGGTCAGGGGCAGCCTTACGCTGAAGCAGCTGACTCCAGTAAGGGTTCGCAACACAGCCTGAGCTGTATGCTCTCTACTATTATTATTGGGTTCCCAGTAAGAAGTCAGAGAACTTATGAAGCCAGCTAGCCAAGCTTCTGGAGCTGTTTATATCGGAACttgccaaaaaaaattaaaaaaataaaaaataaaaaaagaacttgccATGTGGCATCCTGACACATGGTTCAGGTGTGGCCCTGGGTCACGCACGCTGTGTATTCTCTGAGAAGATGTGGGAACAGATCACGTTAGCAGTGATTCAGGCTGCTGTGTGGAACCAGTTGGGCATTTGAGGAAACACGTGAACTACCAACTTACTTTCTGAGTGCCCGTAGCTAGAGCTCAGGCTGGCATGTTATTCCACATAGGAGCTCCACATTGGAGCCCAGCTTCCTTCCTGAATTTGGGAGAATAAGAAAGGTTTGCAAACCTGCTGCTTCATACATGATTGTTCTCGTGAGCCCTGAAGCAGAGGCGTGGCTGGTTATGAAATAGTCTCAGAAACCAAGGACGTTGTCTATCTTTGGCCAGACTGAAGTCTCTTCCCTTCAGGTGGCATGTTTTTCTTGGCATCATATGCCTTTAAGAACAGCACGTTTCAGCACTTGTGATACGAGACTGAGCCTGCTGTCTGCTGGGGTCCGTTCTGACCAGCACTGGGGCTTCTGGTCCCCATTTCACCTTGAGCTGTAGCCCGCTTGTAGACCACCAGGTAGAAAGCTCTGGCAGTGGCCTCAGAAGATTCCCAGTGTCCTGAAGAGTCTAGGACAACTCCGTCCAAGAGCGCTCTGCCCCATGACGGATGATATCCAGGTATTAGTCATCTCCAGACTGAACCTGATCCCATGCGGTAACCACTAGCCACCTGTGGCTGTTGAGCATTCAGAATGTGACTGGTACAACTGAGCAATtcaattttgcttaatttttagtAGTTTAAGTGGAGTTGGGtttctgttgttgctgttttaatttttagaaaaaaaagccATGGCCACTGTCCTCTGCTTCACTCTGATTGTTCTCGTGGTGTTTGCTCTGCAGCCTTCCGACAAGGAGATGTTCAGCCGTTCGGTGACCAGCCTGGCCACAGATGCACCTGCCAGCAGCGAGCAGAACGGGATACTCACCAATGGCGACAGTAAGTTCCGCAAAGATACCGGCTTTCCACGCAGGCCTCATCACCGGAGGAAGAAGTCGGTTTCCAAATATGTAGCTCAAAAACTAGGCAGTGTGTTCTTGCTCACTCCTAGTATTCCTACCAGTTTTAGCACAAATAAGCTCATTTGGATGAAAACCTAATATTTATTCATGGGTTTCTCTGTGCCATGGCTCCAAGATTTGTATACTCACTCATCCTACAACTCTTCTGTAAGATTCCTGTTACTAGTAGTAATATTATTACTCCCGGAAAGAGGCTCTTGTAACTCTCCACAGcttacaggtgaagaaacagcGGCACATTGCTGCTTCAGTAGATTGCTGCAAACCTGGTGCCTTAGACCAACAGAAATATATGAACTCATAGCCCTGCAGTCAGAGTCCCAGCAGAGCTTCATTTCCTCCTAGAGGCTCTCAGGTGAATCTGTTTCCTTACCCGTTTCAGCTTCCAGAGGCCACCTGCATTTTTTCATTCCtagcttctccctccatctccacctctctccaccctccctgcctcctctgtcACTTGAAGGAACCCTTATGATGACATTGGtcccccctgggtggctcaggctgcaATTCCATCTCAAGGTCAGCTAATAGTTCTTTTGCACCCTTAGCTCCACgtgacatcacacacacacacacagatcccGGCGATTAGGACCTGGACACTTTCAGAGGCCATTATTTTGCCCACCAGGGAGAGTCTAATAATTTGCCTCCGATCATAGTCAGGGTGCTGAGGATCctcgggtggcgcagcggtttggcgcctgcctttggcccagggcgcgatcctggagacccgggatcgaatcccacgtcgggctcccggtgcatggagcctgcttctccctctgcctgtgtctctgcctcattctctctctctctgtgtgactatcacaaataaataaaaattaaaaaaaaatttaaaaaaggatccTTAATTTGAGGCCGGCAAGCTGAGTCCTGGACGCACCTTTGGAAGCACTCTGCATACTGCCTATTTCATGTGCTGGGCGCTCTCCGTGACAAAAACAGCAATGACGCTTGCTTCGCACTTTCCTGTTTACAAAGTGCTTCCACCTGATGGAAGATAAGAGGTTGTCTCGTTACCCCCATGTACTGGTAAGGAAGCTGGGGGGAGAGCCTCAACCCCAGAGTCTTCAGGCTCTGGTGCCTGTTCTCTGTCCACCATATACATGTCTGGGaccggggagggtgggggaagttCACCCCCTCTGTGATGATCAAGTACACATAGAGTGGCACCTACGTTGTGTTAGACACTGTCTTGGGCTCCAGGGGTCTTAGAGAATCCCAAtccagtcaattaaaaaaaaaaaaagattaaaaatcataAGTTATAATCACACACATACCTACATATATAAAGACTATATATAACACATAAGGACTGTATACTATATAAAAAGTATAGAAGATAAATACAcgtgtgaatatataaatacacgCATACGTAcactttttatatttacatatgaagACTATGtagtatataaagaatataaaaccgAGGtgacagtaatttaaaaacttgttCAGTACGATGTTAAGTATCAGAAGGGCGGGGCTCTGCTTTGTTGATGTATCTCCGGCACTTCAACGGTCTccggcacatagtaggcactcaaagaACATTTGCTAAAAGGATGACTGAATGGTTTCACATGGTGCATCTCCGTGGACATCTAAGAACTTCACATTTGACTTTCTAATTTGAGGTAGAAATGGTAGTAGAGAGGTGAGGTGGAAGGAAGACCTTTGAAGAGGCACGGGGGTACGGTCCCTTTGTGCTTGTGGTTGAGGGTACATTTTTGTCTCACTGCTTCCATCACGTCTGCCATGACCATGTAGAGGCAGATGGGCACCAGTCATTCCCTCCAAACGGGAGGCGGCCAGTAAGGCCGGGGCGGGTGGCCACCACACACGCCCCCCGTTTTGGTGCCCAGCCTCTCATGGAGTCAGACCTCAGGTCGCATTAGACACGCTGCCTACAAGAATCCCATCAATAAGCAATGAAAGTAACCATGAACCACATTTGTAGCTAAGACAGTTCATTAAATAATGTATTGGAAAGACATAATCGCTGGTTTTCGTTTCAGCTGTGGTTGAAATACCAACTAACAATCCTGTCATCTGTAATTTGCAGCTCAGAGGCCAGTAAGAAGCAAGCACCTTGATTTAACCTAACGTTTCGTCATCCGGTTCACTGCAATAATTATTTAATagattgtctttctccatttttttttaatacttctgcCGCTTTAGTTCTTTCAGAAGACAGTACTCTGACGTGCATGCAACATTATGAGGAGGTGCAGACGTCAGCTTCAGATCTGCTGGACTCCCAGGACAGCACGGGGAAGCCGAAATGTCATCAGAGCCGGGAACTGCCCAGAATTCCTCCCGACAGTGCCGTGGACACGACGCTCAGCACGAGGAGCGGGGACGGGGACCAAGGCCTGGGGATGGAAGGGCCATATGAAGTGCTGAAGGATAGTTCCTCCCAAGAAAACATGGTGGAGGACTGCTTGTATGAGActgtgaaagaaattaaggaggtGGCCACAGCTGTGAACCCAGGGAGAGGCCAGAGCAGCAGATCGAAGTCGACTTCCGCCTTGAAAGAGCTTCCAGGGCCCCAAGCTCCCCAAGCAGACTTTGCTGAATATGCCTCGGTGGACAGAAACAAAAAGTGTCGACAGAGTGTTAATGCAGAGACCGTTCTCGGAGATTCGTGTGATGTGGAAGAGGAGGCCCCACCACCTGTCCCTGTTAAACTTCTGGACGAAAACGAAAACCtccaggagaaggaagagagtaaGACCGAAGAAGGAGCCACAGAGGGGACCAGTGACACCAACAAGGTGGGCTCCTTTGTCTCAGGTGCTTTTTGTCCTGATGGGGAATCTAACGTAGCTAATCCTGGGGCTTTGGCTGGCACATTGTTCTGGGAAATATATACAAACACTTTCAGGTTTGTTGAATGATGAAAGCTGTTTTAGTGTAAGCTGTGTTTGACTTCTTCCTGcctccaaataataaaatactaagaactcgtgtttgtaaaatatttctctgttGGCACCTTACTTGGATATTTTCCAGTGTTTACATCATGTCTAATTGGGGCCgagtattattttcttcattttgaagatCAGGAATTAAATGGAGACTAGACCCTTTGCCACACATTTAGCATCTTCTGTTTGTTGCTCCTCAAGCATCATGGTGATCTTTACCCTTCCGGGAATCCCAGGAATCGGACCACAGAGAGAACAGACTTACAGGACCACTGGTTGTGTCTGGTTCTATGCATACTTTTATATAAATCAAGTAAAAGATTTTGTGGCGATTTCAAAGCAATAACCTGTAACGCTTCAGTTTAGATAGTCAACGAAGCtgtaaaatgtattaataatGCCTCAGCCTTCTCTTTTTCTGATAACTTGATGTAGGGGCCACAGTAGCCTGAAATTCACATCTCCTGTTGTCAGTATCTCCTTGGGATTTAACTAGGCCTCCTCTTCTTTAAGCAACTAGTATCTGATTTCTATTCtctacacaggaaaaaaaaagcaaaaaagcaaagtTCTCGTCTGAGGCTTTGGTAGGAAGGAAGGACATGTAGGGGTTAGTCAGTTAATAGTAGCCTTAAAAAGCATCTGGAGGTCATGATCAAAATGTGAACCCTGACTATGGTTATTTAGGTTACACCAAGTCAGTCATTCTTTGTGGTATTCTCTGAATGCATTTTGACTTTTAGTATTGCTCATGAAACCAGCTGTCGTGAGCCCCAATACAAGTGTCTATCTATGAACCTAGTCATAAAATGCAAAAATGCAGTCTAATGTTTTGCCTTTCATATAACCAGAGATAATAAAACTAACGTAAAGTTTATAGTGCCTAAAGCAATTAAAgctttttttacttgaaaaagacaagaagtCAATTGTCTGACCACTACTAGTAAGCAATTCTCCAGATACCACATTAGAATCTGGATATATCTGTCTGGGAATCAGATTACCTTTCTATAGTGATATAAGAATGACTACCCCGTCATCTCCATTATAAAAAATCCTAATTTAAAGCAATTCAGAGaacttgaaatatttaatattcattcatttttttcattcattcacaagatTTTAGTACCAACTTTATGCCACACAATCTTCTAGGAGCTAAGAATACACTAGTGACCAAAACATATAAATGAGCAAAATTCCTGCCCCTGTGGACCTTACATTTTAGTAGGGAGAGAAAGGCATAAATATGTACGTAAGTAAAATATATGGCATTTTAGAAGGCTTTAAgttttatagagaaaaattagaaCAGAATTAGGAACGCGGAGTGGGAGTACAGTTGTGAATTGGGGTATGCCTACTGTGAAGGTGGCATTTGAATAAAGTGTTCAAGGAAGTGAGAATAAGTTGGGGAAGAGCAGATGGAGCAGAGGGAATGGGCATGTGAATGCTCTGAGGCTGCACCTTACCCGGCTTAtccagggaagaggagggagactAGATGAGCAGGATAAGAGTAGTAGAAAGGTAATCAGGGGCCAAATCCTTTATGGCCCTTACTCATAATCTGAATAAATCAGGGGTCATTAGAAAATCTTGAGCAGAAGAACAGATTATTTTAGGTTTAGAAAAGATACCTCTGACTGTAGTGTTACATTCAACTGTAAAGGGTAGGAGCAAGGAGACCAAACAGGTGGCCATTCTCACAAACCAGGCAAGAGATGGTGGTAGCTTGGAACAGGCCAGAAGTCATGGGAGAAACTAAACTAGAGCCAAGAGATTTGTTGGTGGACCAGATgtgtaaagaaagaaagacaaaataatgatGATCCCAGGTGTGGCCTGAGCCACCAGAAAGATGGAATCGCCCTTAACTGAAATGGAGAGGATGACAGGCAGGCAAGTTTTTGGAGAAGATTGGGTATTCAGTGCTGGCCATGTTTCATTTGAGATACATACTGGATGTCTGCGTAGAAGCAGCAGAGAGCAGCTGGATGAATGAGCAGCCTTATGAGAAAAGGCCTGGGCTGGATTTGTACACTTGGAAATCCTCAGCAGAAATTTTTCCTTAAAGCTATGACATTGGATGAGATCATTGAATG
This region includes:
- the PAG1 gene encoding phosphoprotein associated with glycosphingolipid-enriched microdomains 1, yielding MGPSEDMLSSGQVQVVLWGSLATVATFFLISFLIFLCSSCDREKKPRQHSGDHENLMNVPSDKEMFSRSVTSLATDAPASSEQNGILTNGDILSEDSTLTCMQHYEEVQTSASDLLDSQDSTGKPKCHQSRELPRIPPDSAVDTTLSTRSGDGDQGLGMEGPYEVLKDSSSQENMVEDCLYETVKEIKEVATAVNPGRGQSSRSKSTSALKELPGPQAPQADFAEYASVDRNKKCRQSVNAETVLGDSCDVEEEAPPPVPVKLLDENENLQEKEESKTEEGATEGTSDTNKRFSSLSYKSREEDPTLTEEEISAMYSSVNKPGQSGNKSGQTLKAPESAYTSIQRATQRSPSSCNDLYATVKDFEKTPNSVSTLPPAVRPGEEPEPDYEAIQTLNREEEKATPETNGQRGLFPKENDYESIGDLQQGRDITRL